A portion of the Thunnus albacares chromosome 5, fThuAlb1.1, whole genome shotgun sequence genome contains these proteins:
- the dnajc22 gene encoding dnaJ homolog subfamily C member 22, with amino-acid sequence MVKSVMVAYALWAVGGPVGLHHLYLGRDSHALLWMLTLGGFGFGWVREFIRIPAYVSEANQDADKERKRPPMVPPSIGPVRFAGQVCVGIYFGTVALIGLNSLSFFYLIVLPLCVGAGVHLVSSVGQQTSDLQKTLTACLITSPIFYGSTLSPLPISLAASVTAAQHRRFKRTPASTQELGPRLYRLGLAWLAFSAPLGYCIFHNTTATLYYLSDCVAALLDIFWFLPWLRNVFEYILLMPYRILCALTGGGYYEEAWRKMLEILLKEYTVREREALQILSLEPEAPLEEITRSYRELAKTWHPDHNPGKDAEAMFVKINEAYEVLLQRHRPHRFK; translated from the exons ATGGTAAAAAGCGTCATGGTAGCCTATGCCCTGTGGGCAGTAGGTGGACCTGTGGGCCTTCACCATTTATATTTAGGGAGAGACAGCCATGCCCTGTTATGGATGCTAACCCTGGGAGGATTTGGGTTCGGCTGGGTCAGAGAGTTCATACGTATTCCTGCATATGTTAGTGAGGCCAATCAAGAtgcagacaaagaaagaaaaagacccCCCATGGTCCCTCCATCTATAGGCCCTGTCAGATTCGCTGGACAGGTGTGTGTTGGGATCTACTTTGGCACTGTGGCTCTGATAGGACTGAACTCCCTCAGTTTCTTCTACTTGATCGTTCTGCCGTTATGTGTGGGCGCAGGGGTGCATCTGGTGTCCAGTGTCGGCCAGCAGACCTCCGATCTCCAAAAAACTTTGACTGCTTGTCTCATAACTTCCCCAATATTCTATGGCAGCACTTTATCACCTCTCCCCATCAGCCTGGCCGCCAGTGTCACGGCTGCACAGCACCGCAGGTTCAAACGGACACCTGCGAGCACACAGGAACTAG GCCCGCGGCTTTACAGACTGGGTCTTGCTTGGCTGGCCTTCTCTGCTCCACTGGGTTACTGTATTTTTCATAACACCACAGCCACACTGTACtacctgtctgactgtgtgGCAGCACTGCtggatattttctggtttctgccttggctcagaaatgtgtttgagtACATTCTTTTGATGCCATATCGAATCTTGTGTGCCCTGACTGGAGGGGGGTACTATGAGGAGGCTTGGAGGAAAATGCTGGAAATACTGCTCAAAGAGTACActgtgagggaaagagaggCACTGCAG ATATTATCCTTGGAACCGGAGGCCCCTCTTGAAGAGATAACTCGGAGCTACAGGGAGCTGGCCAAGACATGGCATCCAGACCACAACCCGGGCAAGGATGCTGAGGCAATGTTTGTCAAGATCAACGAGGCTTATGAGGTCCTTCTCCAGCGACACAGGCCCCATCGATTCAAATAG
- the ikzf4 gene encoding zinc finger protein Eos isoform X1, whose translation MQLTCIDAFDNHWIKSSVVQLFGLYPSMGPEVVWDSQVKKKNPGDAVVAWENKQLSRQLKRKTPIGRQASGERMNADDCNGRSYAPGNGGESSTEQDFYGGLQGPSARSPNSQQSSPHRSLSANSIKVELCSDDESPVAPQPENTEAVRDNSKTDDRGDSVEEGSTEYAGTGRDRANIYNEMASPNAASPGPIRLPSGKLQCEVCGMICIGPNVLMVHKRSHTGERPFQCNQCGASFTQKGNLLRHIKLHSGEKPFKCPICNYACRRRDALAGHLRTHAVSSPTVGKPFKCSYCSRSYKQQSTLEEHLERCHSYLKSLDHQTAVNTQTAQGEESVNIETMSKPVLQPSNEKIQFVDRLAVSITKRKRSTPQKFLAEKHMHLDLPEAPYELSSGSEKEGDLMSSQPAGDSARFGATHFQGARGKGENHEQPALSQLHPAFLSELRTVMGSINSNMTPQRSRAHGGGGLAAISLGLAGREEGEGRDDQPSANSHTTSPNGCPDSTDTESTAEEQSTRATAPTSTSNNHHLHYQTPALPRSHPTSSPSQAKDLDPEWERACPVPPTILKKRPGSPLSSRETVQVLDRDGRPVRSFHCRHCRILFLDHVMFTIHMGCHGFRQPFECNICGHRSQDRYEFSSHISRGEHQVG comes from the exons ATGCAGCTGACATGCATCGATGCATTCGACAATCACTGGATCAAGAGCTCTGTTGTACAATTATTCGGTCTGTATCCCAGCATGGGCCCGGAAGTTGTTTGGGATTcccaggtaaaaaaaaaaaatcccggAGATGCTGTCGTCGCCTGGGAAAACAAACAGCTATCCAGAcaattaaaaaggaaaacaccGATCGGTCGCCAG GCATCTGGTGAAAGAATGAATGCTGATGACTGCAATGGACGCTCATATGCACCAG GCAATGGAGGAGAGTCATCAACGGAACAGGATTTTTATGGCGGGTTGCAGGGCCCTTCAGCGAGATCTCCAAACAGTCAGCAGTCCTCGCCACATCGCTCCCTTAGTG CAAACTCCATCAAGGTTGAGCTTTGCAGTGATGATGAGTCACCAGTGGCTCCACAGCCAGAGAACACAGAAGCTGTAAGAGACAACAGCAAGACGGATGACAGAGGGGACTCCGTGGAAGAGGGGAGCACTGAGTACGCTGGGACTGGTAGAGACAGAGCGAATATTTACAATGAGATGGCCAGTCCGAATGCTGCTTCACCAGGACCTATCCGGCTGCCCAGTGGGAAGCTCCAGTGTGAGGTGTGCGGGATGATCTGCATTGGACCAAACGTGCTGATGGTGCACAAGCGTAGCCACACAG GTGAGAGGCCGTTCCAGTGTAACCAGTGTGGAGCTTCCTTCACACAGAAGGGGAACTTGTTACGCCACATCAAGCTGCATTCGGGAGAGAAGCCTTTCAAGTGTCCCATCTGCAACTACGCTTGCCGTCGGAGAGATGCCCTGGCTGGACATCTACGCACACATGCAG TTTCTTCGCCAACGGTGGGAAAACCTTTCAAGTGCAGCTACTGTAGTCGCAGCTACAAACAACAGAGCACCCTGGAGGAACATCTGGAGCGCTGCCATAGTTACCTGAAGAGTCTGGACCACCAAACAGCAgtcaacacacagacagcacagg GTGAAGAGTCAGTAAATATTGAGACAATGTCTAAACCTGTGCTCCAGCCATCCAACGAAAAAATCCAATTTGTGGATAGACTGGCAGTTAGCATCACCAAACGCAAGAGGTCAACACCACAGAAGTTTTTGG CTGAAAAACACATGCATCTTGATCTACCTGAAGCACCTTATGAATTGTCCTCTGGCTCTGAGAAGGAAGGGGACCTCATGAGCTCTCAGCCTGCCGGAGACTCGGCTAGGTTTGGGGCTACACATTTCCAAGGTGCCAGGGGTAAAGGGGAGAACCATGAGCAGCCTGCACTGTCTCAGCTCCATCCTGCCTTCCTGTCGGAGCTCCGCACAGTTATGGGCTCCATCAACAGCAACATGACTCCTCAGCGCTCCCGAGCCCATGGTGGAGGTGGGCTGGCTGCGATATCTCTCGGCCTGGCTGGGCGGGAGGAAGGTGAAGGCCGTGATGACCAACCCTCAGCCAATAGCCACACCACCTCGCCCAACGGCTGTCCCGACTctacagacacagagagcaCAGCAGAAGAGCAGAGCACAAGGGCTACAGCCCCGACAAGTACCTCCAACAACCACCACCTCCACTACCAAACCCCAGCACTGCCCCGCAGCCATCCCACTTCCAGCCCCAGCCAGGCCAAAGACTTAGACCCAGAGTGGGAGAGAGCATGTCCTGTGCCCCCCACCATATTAAAGAAGCGCCCTGGCTCGCCCCTTTCTTCCAGGGAGACAGTGCAGGTGTTGGACAGAGACGGCCGGCCTGTGCGCTCCTTCCACTGCCGGCACTGCCGCATCCTCTTCCTGGACCATGTCATGTTCACCATCCACATGGGTTGTCACGGCTTCCGCCAACCCTTCGAGTGCAACATCTGCGGCCACCGCAGCCAGGACCGCTACGAGTTCTCCTCTCACATCAGCCGAGGAGAGCACCAGGTGGGCTGA
- the ikzf4 gene encoding zinc finger protein Eos isoform X3: MASGERMNADDCNGRSYAPGNGGESSTEQDFYGGLQGPSARSPNSQQSSPHRSLSANSIKVELCSDDESPVAPQPENTEAVRDNSKTDDRGDSVEEGSTEYAGTGRDRANIYNEMASPNAASPGPIRLPSGKLQCEVCGMICIGPNVLMVHKRSHTGERPFQCNQCGASFTQKGNLLRHIKLHSGEKPFKCPICNYACRRRDALAGHLRTHAVSSPTVGKPFKCSYCSRSYKQQSTLEEHLERCHSYLKSLDHQTAVNTQTAQGEESVNIETMSKPVLQPSNEKIQFVDRLAVSITKRKRSTPQKFLAEKHMHLDLPEAPYELSSGSEKEGDLMSSQPAGDSARFGATHFQGARGKGENHEQPALSQLHPAFLSELRTVMGSINSNMTPQRSRAHGGGGLAAISLGLAGREEGEGRDDQPSANSHTTSPNGCPDSTDTESTAEEQSTRATAPTSTSNNHHLHYQTPALPRSHPTSSPSQAKDLDPEWERACPVPPTILKKRPGSPLSSRETVQVLDRDGRPVRSFHCRHCRILFLDHVMFTIHMGCHGFRQPFECNICGHRSQDRYEFSSHISRGEHQVG, translated from the exons ATG GCATCTGGTGAAAGAATGAATGCTGATGACTGCAATGGACGCTCATATGCACCAG GCAATGGAGGAGAGTCATCAACGGAACAGGATTTTTATGGCGGGTTGCAGGGCCCTTCAGCGAGATCTCCAAACAGTCAGCAGTCCTCGCCACATCGCTCCCTTAGTG CAAACTCCATCAAGGTTGAGCTTTGCAGTGATGATGAGTCACCAGTGGCTCCACAGCCAGAGAACACAGAAGCTGTAAGAGACAACAGCAAGACGGATGACAGAGGGGACTCCGTGGAAGAGGGGAGCACTGAGTACGCTGGGACTGGTAGAGACAGAGCGAATATTTACAATGAGATGGCCAGTCCGAATGCTGCTTCACCAGGACCTATCCGGCTGCCCAGTGGGAAGCTCCAGTGTGAGGTGTGCGGGATGATCTGCATTGGACCAAACGTGCTGATGGTGCACAAGCGTAGCCACACAG GTGAGAGGCCGTTCCAGTGTAACCAGTGTGGAGCTTCCTTCACACAGAAGGGGAACTTGTTACGCCACATCAAGCTGCATTCGGGAGAGAAGCCTTTCAAGTGTCCCATCTGCAACTACGCTTGCCGTCGGAGAGATGCCCTGGCTGGACATCTACGCACACATGCAG TTTCTTCGCCAACGGTGGGAAAACCTTTCAAGTGCAGCTACTGTAGTCGCAGCTACAAACAACAGAGCACCCTGGAGGAACATCTGGAGCGCTGCCATAGTTACCTGAAGAGTCTGGACCACCAAACAGCAgtcaacacacagacagcacagg GTGAAGAGTCAGTAAATATTGAGACAATGTCTAAACCTGTGCTCCAGCCATCCAACGAAAAAATCCAATTTGTGGATAGACTGGCAGTTAGCATCACCAAACGCAAGAGGTCAACACCACAGAAGTTTTTGG CTGAAAAACACATGCATCTTGATCTACCTGAAGCACCTTATGAATTGTCCTCTGGCTCTGAGAAGGAAGGGGACCTCATGAGCTCTCAGCCTGCCGGAGACTCGGCTAGGTTTGGGGCTACACATTTCCAAGGTGCCAGGGGTAAAGGGGAGAACCATGAGCAGCCTGCACTGTCTCAGCTCCATCCTGCCTTCCTGTCGGAGCTCCGCACAGTTATGGGCTCCATCAACAGCAACATGACTCCTCAGCGCTCCCGAGCCCATGGTGGAGGTGGGCTGGCTGCGATATCTCTCGGCCTGGCTGGGCGGGAGGAAGGTGAAGGCCGTGATGACCAACCCTCAGCCAATAGCCACACCACCTCGCCCAACGGCTGTCCCGACTctacagacacagagagcaCAGCAGAAGAGCAGAGCACAAGGGCTACAGCCCCGACAAGTACCTCCAACAACCACCACCTCCACTACCAAACCCCAGCACTGCCCCGCAGCCATCCCACTTCCAGCCCCAGCCAGGCCAAAGACTTAGACCCAGAGTGGGAGAGAGCATGTCCTGTGCCCCCCACCATATTAAAGAAGCGCCCTGGCTCGCCCCTTTCTTCCAGGGAGACAGTGCAGGTGTTGGACAGAGACGGCCGGCCTGTGCGCTCCTTCCACTGCCGGCACTGCCGCATCCTCTTCCTGGACCATGTCATGTTCACCATCCACATGGGTTGTCACGGCTTCCGCCAACCCTTCGAGTGCAACATCTGCGGCCACCGCAGCCAGGACCGCTACGAGTTCTCCTCTCACATCAGCCGAGGAGAGCACCAGGTGGGCTGA
- the ikzf4 gene encoding zinc finger protein Eos isoform X2, with translation MWTSPRRLASGERMNADDCNGRSYAPGNGGESSTEQDFYGGLQGPSARSPNSQQSSPHRSLSANSIKVELCSDDESPVAPQPENTEAVRDNSKTDDRGDSVEEGSTEYAGTGRDRANIYNEMASPNAASPGPIRLPSGKLQCEVCGMICIGPNVLMVHKRSHTGERPFQCNQCGASFTQKGNLLRHIKLHSGEKPFKCPICNYACRRRDALAGHLRTHAVSSPTVGKPFKCSYCSRSYKQQSTLEEHLERCHSYLKSLDHQTAVNTQTAQGEESVNIETMSKPVLQPSNEKIQFVDRLAVSITKRKRSTPQKFLAEKHMHLDLPEAPYELSSGSEKEGDLMSSQPAGDSARFGATHFQGARGKGENHEQPALSQLHPAFLSELRTVMGSINSNMTPQRSRAHGGGGLAAISLGLAGREEGEGRDDQPSANSHTTSPNGCPDSTDTESTAEEQSTRATAPTSTSNNHHLHYQTPALPRSHPTSSPSQAKDLDPEWERACPVPPTILKKRPGSPLSSRETVQVLDRDGRPVRSFHCRHCRILFLDHVMFTIHMGCHGFRQPFECNICGHRSQDRYEFSSHISRGEHQVG, from the exons ATGTGGACTTCACCGCGGCGCTTG GCATCTGGTGAAAGAATGAATGCTGATGACTGCAATGGACGCTCATATGCACCAG GCAATGGAGGAGAGTCATCAACGGAACAGGATTTTTATGGCGGGTTGCAGGGCCCTTCAGCGAGATCTCCAAACAGTCAGCAGTCCTCGCCACATCGCTCCCTTAGTG CAAACTCCATCAAGGTTGAGCTTTGCAGTGATGATGAGTCACCAGTGGCTCCACAGCCAGAGAACACAGAAGCTGTAAGAGACAACAGCAAGACGGATGACAGAGGGGACTCCGTGGAAGAGGGGAGCACTGAGTACGCTGGGACTGGTAGAGACAGAGCGAATATTTACAATGAGATGGCCAGTCCGAATGCTGCTTCACCAGGACCTATCCGGCTGCCCAGTGGGAAGCTCCAGTGTGAGGTGTGCGGGATGATCTGCATTGGACCAAACGTGCTGATGGTGCACAAGCGTAGCCACACAG GTGAGAGGCCGTTCCAGTGTAACCAGTGTGGAGCTTCCTTCACACAGAAGGGGAACTTGTTACGCCACATCAAGCTGCATTCGGGAGAGAAGCCTTTCAAGTGTCCCATCTGCAACTACGCTTGCCGTCGGAGAGATGCCCTGGCTGGACATCTACGCACACATGCAG TTTCTTCGCCAACGGTGGGAAAACCTTTCAAGTGCAGCTACTGTAGTCGCAGCTACAAACAACAGAGCACCCTGGAGGAACATCTGGAGCGCTGCCATAGTTACCTGAAGAGTCTGGACCACCAAACAGCAgtcaacacacagacagcacagg GTGAAGAGTCAGTAAATATTGAGACAATGTCTAAACCTGTGCTCCAGCCATCCAACGAAAAAATCCAATTTGTGGATAGACTGGCAGTTAGCATCACCAAACGCAAGAGGTCAACACCACAGAAGTTTTTGG CTGAAAAACACATGCATCTTGATCTACCTGAAGCACCTTATGAATTGTCCTCTGGCTCTGAGAAGGAAGGGGACCTCATGAGCTCTCAGCCTGCCGGAGACTCGGCTAGGTTTGGGGCTACACATTTCCAAGGTGCCAGGGGTAAAGGGGAGAACCATGAGCAGCCTGCACTGTCTCAGCTCCATCCTGCCTTCCTGTCGGAGCTCCGCACAGTTATGGGCTCCATCAACAGCAACATGACTCCTCAGCGCTCCCGAGCCCATGGTGGAGGTGGGCTGGCTGCGATATCTCTCGGCCTGGCTGGGCGGGAGGAAGGTGAAGGCCGTGATGACCAACCCTCAGCCAATAGCCACACCACCTCGCCCAACGGCTGTCCCGACTctacagacacagagagcaCAGCAGAAGAGCAGAGCACAAGGGCTACAGCCCCGACAAGTACCTCCAACAACCACCACCTCCACTACCAAACCCCAGCACTGCCCCGCAGCCATCCCACTTCCAGCCCCAGCCAGGCCAAAGACTTAGACCCAGAGTGGGAGAGAGCATGTCCTGTGCCCCCCACCATATTAAAGAAGCGCCCTGGCTCGCCCCTTTCTTCCAGGGAGACAGTGCAGGTGTTGGACAGAGACGGCCGGCCTGTGCGCTCCTTCCACTGCCGGCACTGCCGCATCCTCTTCCTGGACCATGTCATGTTCACCATCCACATGGGTTGTCACGGCTTCCGCCAACCCTTCGAGTGCAACATCTGCGGCCACCGCAGCCAGGACCGCTACGAGTTCTCCTCTCACATCAGCCGAGGAGAGCACCAGGTGGGCTGA